The following are from one region of the Haloactinomyces albus genome:
- a CDS encoding glutaredoxin family protein: MGPQEVTVYTRPGCPFCTSLRTGLRRQGLEFAEVDIWQDPDAAATVRSLADGNETVPTVVVGEWSAVNPSTGQVMEAVGEHAPERMPDRKPGAVEGALNALGLRKSSGD, translated from the coding sequence ATGGGACCGCAGGAAGTCACCGTCTATACGCGTCCGGGATGTCCGTTCTGCACGTCGCTGCGTACCGGGCTGCGGCGCCAGGGGCTGGAATTCGCCGAGGTCGACATTTGGCAGGACCCGGATGCGGCGGCCACCGTCCGCTCCCTTGCCGATGGCAACGAGACGGTGCCGACCGTCGTGGTCGGTGAGTGGTCGGCGGTGAATCCGTCGACGGGGCAGGTTATGGAGGCTGTCGGCGAGCACGCCCCGGAACGGATGCCGGACCGGAAGCCGGGAGCGGTCGAAGGGGCACTCAATGCCCTCGGGCTCCGCAAGTCGTCGGGTGACTGA
- the ptsP gene encoding phosphoenolpyruvate--protein phosphotransferase codes for MARMSGVGVSSGRAAGPLVRVAEPLAEPCATPAPADADSEAARIRPAAELVAERLFTRASSAEGDARAVLETTAAMAMDPALLSRAEQQVTEHALPAARAVLEAANGFADALRATGGYLSERVRDVHDVRDRIIAELLGVAAPGVPALDGPSVLLARDLAPADTADLDPELVLALVTEEGGPTSHTAILARSLGIPAVVAVRGILSLEGAVAAVVDGDAGTVETSDRPVHVEMAERDIGLDWNGSGSTADGHPVAVLANVGSVTDAQGAVEAEAQGVGLFRTEFCYLVAADEPDVGTQRDVYAEVLTPFAGKPVVVRTLDAGADKPLSFLAPGTEPNPALGVRGVRVSFDRVGVLDRQLAAIAAAAADSGAEVSVMAPMISTASEAAWFAERARAAGIPRVGVMVEVPAAALSIRDILEAVDFVSIGTNDLAQYVFAADRMLGTLAGLNDPWQPALLRLIAMIGRAGAEFGKPVGVCGEAAADPWLARVLVGLGVTSLSMVATAVPTVGSALAEYSSADYRRAAEAALAAPDPTRAREAVHAALG; via the coding sequence ATGGCGCGAATGAGTGGGGTCGGGGTGAGCTCCGGCCGAGCCGCAGGTCCGCTGGTACGCGTGGCCGAACCCCTTGCCGAACCCTGTGCCACTCCTGCCCCCGCGGATGCGGACAGCGAGGCAGCCCGCATCCGGCCCGCCGCCGAACTCGTCGCGGAGCGCCTGTTCACCCGTGCCTCCAGTGCCGAGGGCGATGCGAGGGCCGTCCTGGAGACCACGGCCGCGATGGCCATGGACCCCGCTTTGCTCTCCCGGGCCGAACAGCAGGTCACCGAGCACGCACTGCCCGCAGCCCGTGCGGTTCTGGAGGCCGCCAACGGCTTCGCCGATGCGTTACGCGCAACAGGAGGCTACCTGTCCGAGCGGGTGCGCGACGTGCACGACGTGCGGGACCGGATCATCGCCGAACTACTCGGTGTCGCGGCGCCCGGTGTGCCCGCACTCGATGGCCCCAGCGTGCTCCTCGCCCGCGATTTGGCTCCCGCCGACACTGCCGACCTCGATCCCGAGCTCGTACTGGCTCTGGTCACCGAGGAAGGCGGGCCGACCAGCCATACCGCGATTCTCGCGCGGTCGCTGGGGATTCCGGCCGTGGTCGCCGTGCGTGGCATTCTTTCTCTGGAGGGGGCCGTGGCGGCGGTTGTCGACGGTGACGCCGGAACGGTGGAGACCTCCGACCGACCGGTCCACGTCGAGATGGCCGAGCGCGACATCGGCCTCGACTGGAACGGCAGCGGCTCGACCGCCGACGGCCACCCGGTAGCGGTGCTGGCCAACGTCGGCTCGGTCACCGATGCGCAGGGTGCCGTCGAGGCAGAAGCGCAGGGCGTGGGCCTGTTCCGCACCGAGTTCTGCTACCTCGTGGCGGCCGACGAACCCGATGTCGGCACGCAGCGTGACGTCTACGCCGAAGTGCTCACGCCGTTCGCCGGGAAGCCGGTTGTGGTGCGCACACTCGATGCCGGTGCGGACAAGCCGCTGTCGTTCCTCGCGCCGGGGACCGAACCGAACCCCGCGCTCGGAGTGCGCGGGGTTCGAGTCTCCTTCGACCGCGTCGGGGTACTCGATCGCCAGTTGGCGGCGATCGCGGCCGCCGCTGCCGACTCGGGGGCCGAGGTGTCGGTGATGGCGCCGATGATTTCGACCGCGAGTGAGGCCGCCTGGTTCGCCGAGCGGGCCCGCGCGGCGGGCATTCCTCGGGTGGGGGTGATGGTCGAGGTTCCTGCGGCCGCGCTGAGCATTCGGGACATTCTCGAGGCCGTCGACTTCGTCAGCATCGGCACCAACGATCTCGCACAGTACGTGTTCGCGGCGGACCGGATGCTGGGCACTCTGGCCGGGCTGAACGACCCCTGGCAGCCCGCGCTGCTTCGACTGATCGCAATGATCGGCCGTGCCGGTGCGGAGTTCGGCAAGCCGGTCGGTGTGTGCGGGGAGGCGGCGGCCGATCCGTGGCTTGCCCGCGTGCTCGTCGGACTCGGTGTGACCAGCCTGTCGATGGTGGCGACGGCAGTACCGACCGTGGGATCGGCCCTGGCGGAGTACTCGTCGGCCGACTACCGGCGAGCCGCGGAGGCGGCGCTCGCCGCGCCGGATCCGACGCGGGCGCGCGAGGCGGTGCACGCCGCCCTGGGGTGA
- a CDS encoding response regulator transcription factor translates to MTGPDISVMVVDDHPMWRDGVARDLEERGFEVGATTGDAVSALRIARTVRPDVVLMDLNLGDTSGVEASREITQEIPGTRVLVLSASGEHSDVLEAVKAGASGYLVKSASVEELVDAVRRTAVGDAVFTAGLAGLVLGEYRRMAVTPDSDSQAPQLTDRETDVLRQVAKGLTARQIANKLVISHRTVENHVQSTLRKLQLHNRVELARYAIEHGIEEDGVAET, encoded by the coding sequence ATGACCGGGCCGGACATCTCGGTGATGGTGGTCGACGATCACCCGATGTGGCGTGACGGGGTTGCCCGTGACCTGGAAGAACGTGGATTCGAAGTGGGGGCCACCACTGGTGACGCGGTCTCGGCGCTGCGCATCGCCCGTACGGTGCGGCCCGATGTCGTGCTGATGGATCTCAACCTCGGCGACACCTCCGGTGTCGAGGCCTCACGGGAGATCACTCAGGAGATCCCGGGGACACGGGTCCTGGTCCTGTCCGCCAGCGGCGAGCACAGCGACGTGCTGGAGGCGGTGAAGGCGGGAGCATCCGGGTATCTGGTCAAATCCGCTTCCGTGGAGGAGCTGGTGGACGCGGTACGGCGTACCGCTGTCGGAGACGCCGTGTTCACGGCAGGGCTGGCCGGGCTGGTCCTGGGCGAGTACCGGCGTATGGCCGTCACGCCGGATTCGGACTCGCAGGCCCCGCAATTGACCGACCGGGAGACCGACGTGCTGCGCCAGGTGGCCAAAGGACTCACCGCGCGGCAGATCGCGAACAAACTGGTGATCTCCCATCGCACGGTGGAAAACCACGTGCAGTCCACCCTGCGCAAGTTGCAGTTGCACAACCGTGTCGAACTCGCCCGCTATGCCATCGAGCACGGGATCGAGGAGGATGGCGTGGCCGAGACATGA
- the macS gene encoding MacS family sensor histidine kinase, whose translation MTRRTRSPQPDDDRTPSSAAPPPAPESSPQIPDGRSPLWRAHNGLRAGAFLYALVWFILQVDDYARPILGSSVLVSMALWTAFTIYRYRTRSGRTNPLVLTDLVVVTALFLAGEFILTEQQMQAGMPSVVTVWHGSMVTAAAVQWGMLSGGAVGTVAAVSNFLLRGYIDSNMWMDTLLHIGTGLLLGLASDTARSSTERLSRALRAEAATAERERLARSIHDSVLQVLARVRKRGLELGGEAANLGQLAGEQEIALRSLMAAAPAESTEHGETDLAAQLQVLGTAKVQVSVPATPVLLPAPTASELFAVVREALDNVDRHAGADAAAWVLLEDLGNEIVASVRDNGPGIPEGRLAAAESQGRMGVAQSIRGRVAGLGGAVTLDTAPGEGTEWEMRIPRPGSTDSAGESIRGHRQDSREHKRSVRGHGEGVAR comes from the coding sequence TTGACCCGACGAACACGATCTCCGCAACCGGACGACGATCGGACACCATCCTCGGCCGCACCGCCTCCGGCACCGGAATCCTCCCCGCAGATACCGGATGGCCGATCACCGTTGTGGCGAGCGCACAACGGCCTGCGTGCCGGCGCGTTCCTGTACGCCCTGGTGTGGTTCATCCTGCAGGTCGACGATTACGCACGCCCGATACTGGGCTCCAGTGTCCTGGTGAGCATGGCGCTGTGGACCGCCTTCACCATTTACCGGTACCGCACACGCAGCGGGCGGACGAATCCGCTGGTGCTCACCGATCTGGTCGTGGTTACCGCTCTGTTCCTCGCAGGTGAGTTCATCCTGACCGAGCAGCAGATGCAGGCGGGGATGCCCTCGGTGGTCACGGTGTGGCACGGGTCGATGGTCACCGCCGCGGCCGTGCAGTGGGGCATGCTCAGCGGCGGCGCCGTCGGCACTGTCGCGGCTGTGTCGAACTTTCTCCTTCGCGGCTATATCGACAGCAACATGTGGATGGACACACTGCTGCACATCGGCACAGGTCTGCTGCTCGGACTCGCTTCCGACACGGCGCGGAGCTCCACCGAACGACTGAGCAGAGCCCTACGTGCCGAAGCTGCGACAGCCGAACGCGAGCGACTGGCCCGCTCCATCCACGACAGCGTGCTTCAGGTGCTCGCACGGGTACGCAAGCGCGGCCTCGAACTGGGTGGCGAAGCCGCGAATCTCGGGCAGCTGGCAGGCGAGCAGGAGATCGCACTGCGCTCGCTGATGGCCGCCGCCCCCGCCGAATCAACCGAACACGGCGAGACCGATCTCGCCGCACAGCTACAGGTTCTCGGTACCGCCAAGGTCCAGGTGTCCGTACCTGCCACCCCGGTACTGCTGCCCGCCCCCACGGCCTCGGAGCTGTTCGCGGTGGTCCGGGAGGCGCTGGACAACGTCGATCGACACGCGGGAGCTGATGCCGCAGCGTGGGTTCTGCTCGAGGATCTCGGCAACGAGATCGTCGCCAGTGTCCGGGACAACGGCCCCGGCATTCCCGAGGGTAGGTTGGCCGCAGCCGAGTCCCAGGGCCGCATGGGAGTGGCACAGTCCATCCGGGGACGAGTCGCGGGCCTGGGTGGGGCGGTCACCCTGGACACCGCGCCGGGCGAAGGTACCGAATGGGAAATGCGGATACCCCGACCCGGGAGTACGGACAGTGCCGGGGAGAGCATCCGAGGGCACCGGCAGGACAGCAGAGAACACAAGCGGAGTGTTCGAGGACACGGTGAGGGAGTGGCACGATGA
- a CDS encoding GGDEF domain-containing protein, whose product MGVWALWKLRPPALAYVLLVKVTAVVVIALVIATTPQPGPRALRIFAMLALTAGLVIIATSVSIHLRHEVRRNPWIIHIAYLAAGILTLPPNLLVLLLLGPALHGVLDIRPEPYRWMFTTAATALAAFAARWVIGWNHPRWEPVLFVLAGAVLLLVRAAIVAIGLRLRDPEASREGVLGEPIDVLLGIVAASLGGLLAVAVDSHSASALLAGPPLALLDIACQLPQWRRSAQHDGKTGLANAMHWERVARVELTRARSRTQPMAVLLLDLDHFKRVNDELGHLAGDAVLASVALMLRSSVRKGDVVGRFGGEEFVVLLPGADTDIACTVAQRVRLSTASLSVPAQDTDGSHRELDDLTVSIGVATTLRFGYELPDLLVAADAALLAAKAGGRNAVTVA is encoded by the coding sequence ATGGGGGTATGGGCACTGTGGAAGCTGCGTCCGCCGGCGTTGGCCTATGTACTGCTGGTGAAGGTCACCGCTGTGGTGGTCATCGCGCTGGTCATCGCCACGACACCGCAGCCGGGGCCCCGTGCTCTCCGGATTTTCGCCATGCTCGCGCTGACGGCCGGACTGGTGATCATCGCGACCTCGGTATCGATTCACCTCCGGCATGAGGTGCGGCGCAATCCGTGGATCATCCACATCGCCTACCTGGCGGCCGGGATTCTGACGCTGCCCCCGAACCTGCTTGTGCTGCTGCTGCTCGGGCCTGCCCTGCACGGCGTGCTCGACATCCGTCCCGAGCCGTATCGGTGGATGTTCACCACCGCTGCAACCGCACTGGCGGCCTTCGCCGCACGGTGGGTGATCGGCTGGAACCATCCACGCTGGGAGCCGGTGCTGTTCGTGCTCGCCGGTGCCGTACTGCTGCTTGTGCGCGCGGCGATCGTGGCCATCGGCCTGCGGTTACGGGACCCGGAGGCTTCCCGGGAGGGAGTGCTCGGCGAACCGATCGACGTGTTGCTGGGCATCGTCGCGGCGAGCTTGGGCGGTCTGCTCGCGGTCGCGGTGGACTCCCATTCCGCCAGTGCACTCCTGGCCGGACCACCGCTGGCGTTGCTGGACATCGCCTGCCAGCTACCGCAGTGGCGCCGCTCGGCGCAGCACGACGGCAAGACCGGCCTGGCCAACGCGATGCACTGGGAACGGGTGGCGCGTGTGGAACTGACTCGCGCACGCTCTCGGACGCAGCCCATGGCGGTGTTGCTGCTCGATCTCGATCACTTCAAGCGAGTCAACGACGAACTCGGGCATCTCGCGGGCGACGCCGTGCTGGCCTCGGTCGCGCTGATGTTGCGCAGCAGTGTGCGCAAGGGGGACGTGGTCGGTCGTTTCGGTGGTGAGGAGTTCGTGGTGCTGCTTCCGGGGGCCGACACCGACATCGCCTGCACGGTTGCGCAGCGGGTGCGATTGTCCACCGCTTCGCTGTCCGTCCCCGCGCAGGACACCGACGGCAGTCACCGTGAACTCGACGATCTGACCGTCAGTATCGGCGTCGCGACCACACTGCGGTTCGGTTACGAGCTGCCGGATCTGCTGGTGGCCGCAGATGCGGCGTTGCTCGCCGCGAAAGCGGGTGGCCGCAACGCCGTCACCGTGGCGTAG
- a CDS encoding AI-2E family transporter, which translates to MSSSKITRSDSTAAVPPILRVSAALSWRILVILGTLYVLGEVVRRFYAVLIPVAIALLLAALLAPAVARLVRLGVPSALATAIVMIGGLAAVGGVLTFVINAFITGFSDLQSQILASFNQIQQWLANSPLHLTQQQFDNFVNQARQWLERNQAMLTSGALATASTFGTLLTGLLLMLFTLIFFLHDGRRIWLFLLRIVPKSVRPRVDTAGSRGFASLVGYVRGTALVAIFDAVGIGIGLAIIGVPLAVPLAALVFLSAFVPIIGAIASGVVAVLVALVTKGPIAALLVLGVVLGVQQLEGNVMQPLIIGRAVQLHVLAVVLAISAGFVLAGIVGALLAVPLIAVLNSAIRSLVSDEDENEQVRPTDSREGMPPGERESTAPPEQPAVTRHGESRESATGGSSTENEDAENGPTGHRRSDEGSSGEQRGEDR; encoded by the coding sequence GTGAGCAGCTCCAAGATCACCCGTTCGGATAGCACCGCCGCGGTTCCGCCCATCCTGCGCGTGTCGGCCGCGCTGAGCTGGCGCATCCTCGTCATCCTCGGCACGCTGTACGTGCTCGGCGAGGTCGTGCGCAGGTTCTATGCCGTCCTGATCCCGGTCGCAATCGCGCTGCTGCTGGCGGCACTGCTGGCACCTGCCGTAGCCAGGTTGGTCCGACTGGGGGTTCCGAGTGCCCTGGCAACCGCGATCGTGATGATCGGCGGGCTCGCCGCCGTGGGGGGTGTGCTCACCTTCGTCATCAACGCGTTCATCACCGGCTTCTCCGATCTGCAGTCCCAGATTCTGGCAAGCTTCAATCAGATTCAGCAGTGGCTCGCCAACAGCCCGCTGCACCTGACCCAGCAGCAGTTCGACAACTTCGTGAACCAGGCCCGGCAATGGTTGGAACGCAATCAGGCCATGCTGACCTCCGGCGCCCTGGCCACGGCCTCGACATTCGGCACTCTTCTGACCGGTCTGCTGTTGATGCTGTTCACGCTGATCTTCTTCCTGCACGACGGTCGACGGATCTGGCTGTTCCTGTTGCGGATCGTGCCGAAATCCGTCCGGCCACGCGTCGATACCGCGGGATCACGCGGGTTCGCCTCGCTTGTCGGCTACGTTCGCGGCACCGCCCTCGTGGCCATCTTCGATGCGGTGGGGATCGGGATCGGCCTGGCGATCATCGGCGTACCGCTGGCGGTTCCACTGGCGGCCCTGGTCTTCCTCAGCGCTTTCGTCCCGATCATCGGTGCGATCGCCTCCGGCGTCGTCGCCGTCCTGGTGGCCCTGGTCACCAAGGGTCCGATCGCGGCACTGCTGGTGCTCGGCGTGGTGCTCGGCGTGCAGCAACTCGAGGGCAATGTGATGCAGCCGCTGATCATCGGACGTGCGGTTCAACTGCACGTCCTGGCGGTCGTACTGGCCATCAGCGCGGGCTTCGTTCTGGCCGGGATCGTGGGAGCGCTGCTGGCGGTGCCGCTGATAGCCGTGCTGAACTCGGCCATCAGATCCCTGGTTTCCGACGAGGACGAGAACGAGCAGGTCCGTCCCACCGACTCGAGAGAAGGTATGCCCCCCGGGGAGCGGGAAAGCACGGCCCCGCCCGAACAACCGGCGGTCACCAGGCACGGAGAAAGTCGGGAGTCGGCCACCGGAGGCAGCTCCACCGAGAACGAGGATGCGGAGAACGGCCCCACCGGGCACCGGAGGTCGGACGAGGGAAGCTCCGGCGAGCAACGGGGCGAGGACCGGTGA
- a CDS encoding glycosyltransferase family 87 protein, producing the protein MPLTGTSPRWRALGRRVHAHRKLLTVIGVAELVAVIMVSAINPHAHIDGEVYQLGARAWLSGEDIYRNLPATDSGLHLPFIYPPFAAIAFTPLALVPKPVAITMIMVVTHLSLLATLYVVLGTAAFLTEHRDKVLMIAAAALPPATITEPVIETITYAQINVVLMALVAIDCLWRIGGDRRLPYPRGMLIGIAAGIKLTPAVFLLFFLLRKDYRAIATTLLTFLVTVLIGLVLAFDSAKRFWLHEMLASGEVSFGPRFEGTAAIYAGNQSLRSLLAKSQVPAPWLTVVFGLLALAMLAVAVLGMVHTLRRQDPPMALTINGILGLLVSPISWSHHWVWAVPGLVLLLGAALVRRHWPLLVAATLVAEFFVLGPHWTVPQGEGKELTWNFFEHLIGNAYVYFGVAFLLYHFHGWWHARKVAPVPADGSATVAPATSRPQTR; encoded by the coding sequence GTGCCGCTGACGGGAACGTCTCCGCGCTGGCGAGCTCTGGGCCGGAGAGTCCATGCTCACCGCAAGTTACTCACCGTGATCGGAGTCGCCGAACTGGTCGCCGTGATCATGGTATCCGCGATCAATCCGCACGCCCATATCGACGGTGAGGTCTACCAGCTCGGCGCTCGGGCTTGGCTGTCCGGCGAGGACATCTACCGAAACCTACCCGCCACCGATTCCGGTCTCCACCTGCCGTTCATTTACCCACCGTTCGCGGCGATCGCGTTCACGCCGCTCGCGCTGGTGCCGAAGCCGGTCGCGATCACCATGATCATGGTTGTGACGCACCTGTCGCTGCTGGCCACGCTCTACGTGGTTCTGGGAACCGCGGCATTCCTCACCGAGCACCGCGACAAGGTGCTGATGATCGCCGCTGCCGCACTCCCGCCGGCCACGATCACCGAGCCCGTCATCGAAACCATCACCTACGCCCAGATCAACGTGGTGCTGATGGCGCTGGTCGCCATCGACTGCCTGTGGCGCATCGGTGGCGATCGCAGACTGCCCTACCCACGCGGAATGCTCATCGGTATTGCCGCAGGCATCAAACTCACCCCGGCCGTGTTTCTGCTGTTTTTCCTGCTGCGCAAGGACTACCGAGCGATCGCGACGACCCTGCTGACCTTCCTGGTGACCGTGCTGATCGGTCTGGTGCTCGCCTTCGACTCCGCCAAGCGGTTCTGGTTGCACGAGATGCTTGCCAGCGGAGAAGTCTCCTTCGGACCGCGGTTCGAGGGCACCGCCGCCATCTACGCGGGCAACCAGTCGCTGCGCTCGCTGCTGGCCAAGTCGCAGGTACCCGCGCCGTGGTTGACCGTGGTCTTCGGGCTGCTGGCCCTGGCCATGTTGGCGGTGGCCGTGCTCGGCATGGTGCACACCCTGCGCAGACAGGATCCGCCGATGGCTCTGACCATCAACGGCATCCTGGGATTGCTGGTTTCGCCCATATCCTGGTCACATCACTGGGTGTGGGCGGTTCCCGGACTGGTGCTCCTGCTCGGAGCCGCCCTTGTCCGGCGCCACTGGCCCCTGCTCGTGGCCGCAACGCTCGTGGCCGAGTTCTTCGTACTCGGCCCGCACTGGACCGTGCCCCAGGGCGAGGGCAAAGAACTGACGTGGAACTTTTTCGAGCATTTGATCGGAAACGCCTACGTCTACTTCGGTGTGGCCTTCCTGCTGTACCACTTCCACGGCTGGTGGCACGCGCGCAAGGTCGCGCCCGTGCCCGCCGACGGCTCCGCTACGGTCGCTCCTGCCACCTCGAGACCGCAAACTCGGTAG
- a CDS encoding GGDEF domain-containing protein yields MSVVDAAVPSQFTGVWDELIAGLEVGFLLTDERGQVLATNDAAAELMRLDRSDLLTGSRPNGWVVRDDTGAALPDWADLAGQVLRARTRLSTPLVVAPSGQVSSRIWVDYQPVRMQGRDRVLMLLQPVDTGVAHSRGLLDPLTGLPGRVLLLDRLEQALVRSRMRGTLTTLVLVDIRHLTAFNRDHGFDQGDELLGILAARIRQGMCDEHTVARYGGDEFTVVVEHANGTGAEIAEQVRSFAGRPMRIGHKRVRPSLSVSWVTSDGHAPVHSVVAQAERQLTR; encoded by the coding sequence ATGAGTGTTGTCGATGCTGCTGTGCCGTCGCAGTTCACGGGAGTCTGGGACGAGCTCATCGCCGGTCTGGAGGTGGGTTTCTTACTGACGGACGAACGGGGTCAGGTGCTGGCCACCAATGACGCTGCGGCGGAGCTGATGCGGCTCGACAGATCCGACCTGCTGACGGGTTCTCGACCGAACGGCTGGGTCGTGCGTGACGACACGGGAGCGGCCCTGCCCGACTGGGCGGATCTGGCCGGTCAGGTTCTGCGTGCGAGAACGCGCTTGTCGACGCCGTTGGTGGTTGCACCGAGCGGGCAGGTGTCGAGCCGGATCTGGGTGGATTACCAGCCCGTGCGCATGCAAGGGCGGGACAGGGTACTGATGCTGTTGCAGCCGGTGGACACGGGTGTCGCACACAGTCGGGGGTTACTGGACCCGTTGACGGGACTGCCGGGCCGTGTGTTGTTACTGGATCGCTTGGAACAGGCACTGGTGCGTTCGCGCATGCGTGGGACGTTGACGACACTGGTGCTCGTCGATATCCGGCACCTGACTGCTTTCAACCGGGACCACGGCTTCGATCAGGGTGACGAGTTGCTCGGGATACTCGCGGCACGAATCCGTCAGGGCATGTGTGACGAGCACACCGTCGCTCGATACGGCGGCGATGAATTCACGGTGGTTGTCGAACATGCGAACGGCACCGGTGCGGAGATCGCCGAACAGGTGCGGAGTTTCGCGGGGCGGCCCATGCGCATCGGGCACAAGCGGGTACGCCCGAGCCTGAGCGTGTCATGGGTGACCAGCGATGGTCATGCCCCGGTGCATTCGGTCGTGGCCCAGGCAGAGCGGCAACTCACCCGTTGA
- a CDS encoding putative bifunctional diguanylate cyclase/phosphodiesterase produces the protein MTGWIAPVSSAHEPSASHTDRQRFASTWAEALVGTSYVPMTSAEVEQRLRHYTDELLESLASEPFDTTAARKVGADLVAVHFTGAESLARTVDLIGEKILPLLRLDDTAAWRSRVSAVQAAVCSGFTQAARTRTLDEQEAIRQAVLDARDSVEQALRTSEARFRAIFSEAAIGIGIADTKSRILETNSSLRRIVGRNGEELQSMTVYELMDPEDPEEVWHQYEELVRGDREQFRVEKPFTRPDGSKSWTELIVSLVRDEGGLPLYQVAMMEDITDRRMLQERLRHQALHDPLTGLPNRALLLERLGEALQGTPGKRIALCYMDLDGFKAINDSLGHPVGDSLLVAVAERLAASVQGSDRLIARMGGDEFVILIEDSDGVDQAIEVAEQVLDSLVEPVRVEGHELTVMASVGIVERTIDGQTPAELVRDADVTLYWAKDEGRNQWALFDIERNAAEVAQFQLSARMPAALEHGEFYVEYQPLVGLREQSMSGVEALVRWWHPELGRLGPDRFISLAEETGLIVSLGRWVLRRACWQATRWQHEFGSAAPFVSVNLAVRQSRDPGLVSDVAEILEETGLPPSKLQLELTESAVMGTADEPLGALRALSRMGVRIAIDDFGTGYSNLTYLRHLPVHELKIAGSFMEGLRETESPDPVNAQIVSTLVDLAHTLGLTVTAEGIETHAQAQRLADIGCETGQGWFFARPGSPEAVRSRLTDEFG, from the coding sequence ATGACCGGCTGGATAGCGCCTGTGTCGAGCGCTCACGAACCGTCCGCGAGTCACACGGACCGGCAGCGCTTCGCCTCGACCTGGGCGGAGGCACTCGTCGGCACGAGTTATGTGCCGATGACCAGTGCCGAGGTGGAACAACGGCTCCGCCACTACACCGACGAACTACTCGAATCCCTCGCCAGTGAACCGTTCGACACCACGGCCGCCCGCAAGGTGGGGGCGGACCTCGTGGCGGTGCACTTCACCGGTGCGGAGTCTCTCGCACGCACCGTCGACCTGATCGGCGAGAAGATACTACCGCTGCTACGACTCGACGACACCGCCGCGTGGCGCAGCAGGGTCTCGGCAGTGCAGGCGGCGGTCTGCTCGGGATTCACCCAGGCCGCACGCACCCGGACACTCGACGAGCAGGAAGCCATCCGGCAGGCGGTGCTCGATGCCCGGGACTCGGTGGAGCAGGCGCTGCGCACCAGCGAGGCCCGGTTCCGGGCGATCTTCTCGGAAGCCGCCATCGGCATCGGCATCGCCGACACCAAGAGCCGGATTCTGGAGACGAACTCCTCGTTGCGGCGCATCGTCGGGCGCAATGGCGAGGAACTGCAGTCCATGACGGTCTACGAGCTGATGGACCCGGAGGATCCCGAGGAAGTGTGGCATCAGTACGAGGAACTGGTGCGCGGCGATCGGGAGCAGTTCCGGGTGGAAAAGCCGTTCACCCGGCCCGACGGCAGCAAGTCGTGGACCGAACTGATCGTATCGCTGGTGCGGGACGAGGGCGGCCTGCCGCTGTACCAGGTCGCGATGATGGAGGACATCACCGACCGCAGAATGCTGCAGGAACGCCTGCGGCACCAGGCCCTGCACGATCCGCTGACCGGCCTGCCGAACCGGGCGCTGCTCCTGGAACGACTCGGAGAAGCACTCCAGGGCACACCGGGCAAGCGCATCGCGCTGTGCTACATGGATCTCGACGGGTTCAAGGCCATCAACGACAGCCTGGGGCATCCCGTGGGGGACAGTCTGCTGGTGGCGGTCGCCGAACGCCTCGCGGCCTCGGTCCAGGGATCCGACCGGTTGATCGCCCGGATGGGCGGGGACGAGTTCGTGATCCTGATCGAGGACTCCGACGGCGTCGACCAGGCCATCGAGGTCGCCGAACAGGTGCTCGACTCACTCGTCGAGCCGGTCCGCGTCGAGGGACACGAGCTGACGGTCATGGCCAGTGTCGGCATCGTGGAACGGACCATCGATGGTCAGACACCGGCCGAACTCGTACGCGACGCCGACGTGACGCTCTACTGGGCCAAGGACGAAGGCAGGAATCAGTGGGCGTTGTTCGACATCGAACGCAACGCAGCCGAGGTCGCGCAGTTCCAACTGTCGGCGAGAATGCCCGCCGCTCTGGAGCACGGCGAGTTCTACGTCGAGTACCAACCCCTGGTCGGCCTGCGTGAGCAATCGATGAGCGGAGTCGAAGCGCTGGTGCGCTGGTGGCATCCCGAACTCGGACGGCTCGGCCCGGACCGGTTCATCAGCCTGGCCGAGGAAACCGGGCTGATCGTATCGCTGGGACGCTGGGTGCTCCGGCGCGCATGCTGGCAGGCCACCCGATGGCAGCACGAGTTCGGCTCGGCGGCACCGTTCGTGAGCGTCAATCTCGCGGTTCGCCAGTCCCGGGACCCCGGCCTGGTCTCGGATGTGGCGGAGATTCTGGAAGAGACCGGGTTGCCACCGTCGAAGTTGCAACTCGAACTCACCGAAAGCGCCGTGATGGGCACCGCCGACGAGCCGCTCGGAGCCCTGCGCGCACTGTCGCGGATGGGCGTGCGGATCGCCATCGACGACTTCGGCACCGGTTACTCCAACCTCACCTACCTACGGCACCTGCCGGTGCACGAGCTCAAGATCGCGGGATCGTTCATGGAGGGGCTCCGGGAAACGGAAAGCCCCGATCCGGTCAATGCGCAGATCGTGAGCACACTCGTCGATTTGGCACACACGCTCGGGCTGACGGTCACCGCCGAGGGCATCGAGACACATGCCCAGGCACAGCGCCTGGCCGACATCGGATGCGAGACCGGGCAGGGCTGGTTCTTCGCTCGTCCCGGTTCGCCCGAGGCGGTTCGCTCCCGGCTCACGGACGAGTTCGGTTGA